One genomic segment of Jaculus jaculus isolate mJacJac1 chromosome 2, mJacJac1.mat.Y.cur, whole genome shotgun sequence includes these proteins:
- the LOC101610033 gene encoding uncharacterized protein CXorf49 homolog has translation MDNDDAQGPSSDPESSNEFSEVQTMRVTICLKDRGQAEASGPTEPGDPPKHWSGQPRESFIPMPSSSPQGLTSTSSTERQAPAREVESVSSKKKRSVVAGKGGSKPRHPGAAAATVARGIPRASPRKKAAQKKKPLWETTSVTLGRTFQQWGQRLKSAAAEPATFPPISGVGLPKRANKCSLLPLGPKQCKNCYPGKRAVAKKTKELQPVAKEERDTARDASTQAQLSTHGAEPPGLCMQEREFGDAYPNNRAPQDPGNSQALALSQRGIIIRVSAPSGDQELPLPLDLDMEPSPGVEGCSRCQELQKEIDGLRRRLAAMHALREKLQIP, from the coding sequence ATGGACAACGATGATGCCCAAGGTCCTTCCTCGGATCCTGAGTCTTCAAACGAGTTCAGTGAGGTACAGACAATGAGGGTGACCATTTGCCTCAAAGACAGAGGCCAGGCCGAGGCCAGCGGCCCCACTGAGCCAGGAGACCCACCCAAGCACTGGAGTGGCCAGCCCAGGGAAAGTTTCATCCCAatgccctcctcctctccccagggGCTCACCTCCACCTCCAGCACGGAAAGGCAGGCCCCTGCCAGAGAGGTAGAAAGTGTTTCCTCTAAGAAAAAGCGAAGTGTAGTTGCGGGCAAGGGAGGGAGCAAGCCGAGGCACCCAGGAGCGGCCGCTGCTACGGTGGCACGCGGCATACCCAGGGCCAGTCCCCGAAAGAAGGCGGCCCAGAAGAAAAAGCCTCTGTGGGAAACAACATCAGTTACCCTGGGTAGAACTTTCCAGCAGTGGGGACAGAGACTCAAGTCAGCTGCAGCAGAACCAGCCACTTTCCCCCCAATCTCAGGTGTTGGGCTGCCTAAGAGGGCCAATAAATGCTCATTGCTGCCTTTGGGACCCAAACAGTGCAAGAACTGCTACCCTGGAAAGAGAGCCGTGGCGAAGAAGACCAAGGAGCTCCAGCCCGTGGCCAAAGAAGAGAGGGACACAGCCCGAGATGCCAGCACGCAGGCCCAACTTTCAACACACGGGGCAGAGCCACCCGGCCTatgcatgcaagagagagaattcgGCGATGCGTATCCCAACAACAGAGCACCCCAGGATCCAGGAAACTCCCAGGCCTTGGCCCTGAGCCAGAGAGGCATCATCATCAGAGTCTCTGCACCTTCTGGTGACCAAGAACTGCCTCTGCCGCTTGATCTGGACATGGAGCCGTCCCCGGGAGTCGAGGGCTGTTCCCGGTGCCAAGAGTTGCAGAAGGAAATAGATGGCCTCCGGAGACGACTAGCGGCCATGCATGCTCTCAGGGAAAAGTTGCAGATCCCCTGA